The following DNA comes from Oreochromis niloticus isolate F11D_XX unplaced genomic scaffold, O_niloticus_UMD_NMBU tig00003979_pilon, whole genome shotgun sequence.
tgttgtgttgtgttgtgtgggCAATCCTCTggtccaccctccctccctcccagccACAGTGAGACTGGGGCAGCCTGGCAGGATTTTGAAGCCTGGCTGCAGAGAGGATATGCCTACACTGTTCGTTTTAAACTGgtatatttgatttttctgacattCATAGATTACTGTAGGTGATTGTTAGATtttctgtaataaataaaattgtcatATTTTACTGATATCATtacttaattcatttaattgtattttatgtaaaagAATTCAAACATTATACTGCAATGCAGGGCGTTTTTTCTTAAGTCAATTTTTAAATATCGCTCTACTTTCTTAAGTCattcagaaatataaaaattactTACTGTATTCACAGATCTAGATCATGAATCATCACAAGacaatacacagtatacagGGTCATGGTAACTATGGTAGGTCTTCATGACTCCAGAATGGAGACATCGCTCTGgctgagaaatgaaaataaGGTCAAGCAGTGTGTTCTTCTCTGTGGTAGGGGCAGTGATGACCTGTGCGTATCCCCTAGACTCAAACAGCTCCAGGATTGGTTTGTTTACACTGGATAAAACATTctcattaaaatcaccacaaacTATGATGGGATGACAGTCCATGATCTCTAATGAGTCTAATAGGCTTACCAGGTTTTTCAGGAATGGCCTCAGAGtgtagtctggaggtctgtaTACAACTGCAATCAGTGCACTGACTGGTGCTTCAACCTTTAAAGCCAGAAATTCAAGGTCAGTTACATTATGGATGTACTGTTTTTCATGCACTTGAATGTCACTTTTCACATAAACAGCAACACCACCACCACTTCTGTTTGCCATCtggggaaagtttgtgtaggacaggtgtctgttgcgtttgaacaaaTTATAATTTTCCAAGTGGAGACTCTCTGCGACAAAAGAGCCCCGcaggtgtgtttctgttaggcacaaaacatctgctagacACAATTCATGGTGACTCTTGATGTCATTAATGTGAGCTGGCAGTCCCTCTGTgttatgatgaacaatggtgaaAACGTCTGACCTGCTCAGTGTTTGTCTCACATGTAGAAGAGGCATCATGTCATCAAGGTTGGCTTGTCTCATGTTCTCAAGCGCTGCAGTGATTTCTGGGttggtgaatatttttttctcctccatatCAAGAAGATacagtccactgagagacgtcactcTACTGACAGCTACGTAGGCCATGCCGGGCTCAAAAATGCTCTTAAGAGAGACAACAGCTGATGTGGTTGTCATACCCTGTACCTTATGTATTGTACATGCAAAGGCCAGCTTCACTGGGAACTGTCTTCGTACCACTCCTTTCTGCTTTagattctcctctgctctctcaatgtacaCCATGCCGTCTGCTGGTGTGCGGTTATTCTTTCCAGATGTCTCATAATCCATTTTAAGTCCAAGCTTGATGATATGTTGGTCATTTCAGAGTAAATTACTCGAAGTAATTTTCCAAAAGCTCCATTAACCAAACCATTTTGTATGTCAATGTTTCTGGTGAGCATGACACGAGCTCCTTCTGCAACTTTCAGTGTGTCTGGTAACTCATTTTACCTCCTTTGAATGGTCTGTCTTGAAGTGCCATTCTGCCAGTTCTAGGATCCTTTCTGTAATCATCTGCATGGATGTTAATGATATGAGTATGGAGCAGAGCCAGTGTTGCAGAGTTGTGTGCATCCACTTCTTTATTAGTTGCAAAATGTGCAACGCATCAGTCGGACAAAGGGCTGATTCAGTTatggcctgtgacaacaaatttcTATCTGCTTCGCAAAGCTCATCCAACTTTCCTTTCACACGGATTCTGTTCAGCATCTCAGCAAAGacaacatcatctttctgacgcataaTCTCAgtcagagtgatcatctgaaaatgctccCGCCACAGGTCGATCTCGGACGGGTCGTGCACACAGAGaggtttagactgtcgcactggggTAGCTGATAGAAGTCTCCAACAGCAATGACTGACATGCCTCCAAAGGGTCTCCGAGTCCCtttgatctgtttgagtctTGCATCTACATATGCAAAGAGATGTCTTGACACCATAGACACTTCGTCAATGACGattatttcagcattcaaaagttctgatctgacttcatccagctgaTTGCCAAGTCCTGAATGGGAGGTTTTAAGCTTCTAGGGAGCTTGAGTAGAGAATGCAGTGTTGTTCCAGAAATGTTAAATGCTGCAGTCCCAGTGAAAGCAGTTAAAAGGACAGTGGTTTTGATATGTCAATGTCGTCTGCATATCTGGGCACTTTGCTCAGTATCTTAGATGCTCTGAGTAATGCATTTGATAAGATGTGATTTCCTGTTCCAGCACCACcattaatataaaagaaaaactgctccGGATTTAGAGCACAGACTCTTTTAATGCACCAGTCTCTAACTGCATAAAATATGGAGGCTTGCTTCTTATTCAGATTCTGAAACATCTGACGTAACAATGTGGGATCAATAGCAGGGGGTTCCTGATGGCTCTGACTTCTGTTGAAGCATCAGCCTGACGGCTGTAGTCGGCACGTCTTCCTGTTCATTTCAttgtctcgctctctttcttgtTCAACAAGTGGCAACCTTACGAGATCTGATTCAGGTgccagattacaccattcatcaGTCACACCTCTGTTCTGCTCATATTCCTCACAGCGCTCTCGATCTCCTCACTGTTTTCTcatatttctctctgtttcttttgacaATGTGTTGCACGTACTCAAGACGGTCAGTACCTGGTAGCTGTACACAGCAGCACCATAGAAAGCCTGATAGGTTGGCAAAGATGGCGTTTTCAGTTCGTGGTCTGAACGATGAGGAAGGTACAGTTTAAGAAGTCTTACGTAATATTGCTCAGGATGTTTTCCTGTGAGCAGCGGTGAAATCTGATGATAGCAGGCTTATCGTTTTTGCGCCTTTGCACAAATCCCATCTCATTGAGAAGGGGCAAAACATCTTTACCTTTTGTCTGTTGCCATAGACAATCCTGCAAGTAGCAGCAAAGtctgccatgcacatctcctcaTACTCTGGTGTTTCAGGTCTCGCTTTGTATTGTCATTCAAAGATGTCATCCAAACATTGGAAGACTCAGTGTGTGTTGTCCAGAACTGACAGGGGACGACTCATTTTCACAGGATTATCATCAGTTGGTATGAATATTACAGCACGTGAACATTGCTTCATGTGAAGACCACATGCACGAGCAACACACTCCTGCGCACTGATCTCTCACTTCTTTGAATATGCCTGCATGACGGCTCTCATTTCATCGCACTCATTACACTGTCCTTATGGGAGTTCTCAATGACAGTTTTCAGGTACTCAGATAGCCCGCCCTCTTTTTGATATATATTTCATTAATAGTTTGCAGCGCCGAAAGCATCTAGAACAAAGCTTATGTCGATATTActgttccaggcttcaagcagatGTGGATTATAGCTGTTATCCAAGAGTCTTTGGATCACGCTTTAGTATGATCGTACTCCTTGTGTTCATTTATTCAGGTATCTCTCATATTCTGCATGCGTCAACTTGCATCTTGCCAGAGCTGCTCTAAACTCATGGAAGCAGTTCAGGTTCATTCAGTAGCTGGTTCAGTGGTCTGAGCTGTTCTTTGCTGTTTCTACCTCCAGTTCATCATCCTCACTTGGTCTTGTGATCATTGTCTCATTGCAGGGTGGTTAGGAAAACCAAAACGCACCCGGAGCTTAAACTCCTAAAgcacgtctttgtgtggttcttactgtgtttttgcacttctgtTACTTTCTTGTACAGTTCAGGTTGTTTATGTGGATCAGGCAGCTGAGCtgtgatgtatttgtttataaaatcacaacagtttgctcatcatcctcctcaAACACAGGAGCACCTTCTACCCACAGGAGCAGTGTATGTGTGggcttcctctgtgctgaaactcgactctgtaaaagtagtcaatgactttgccaagtgGCTCTGCAGGAGATAAGAGTAAATCTCTGAATAATGCTTCAACTCTCTTGTCAAACATGCGCATTGTTGTGACAGGATTGCTTCTCAGGATGTCACACTTTGCTGACCAGTCGAGTCCTTCAAAATTCACTTGTTCACCTTGCTGCCTTGTTATTGCCTCAATCACTTCAGGCCAGcgcatttcagcagctgaaaatgtgcaaaagaacGTGGGAGTTCCCAACTGTCTGATCATGGCAAAAAGATCTCTTGTTGTTTTCTCCCAATAGGCTGGGTTCCTCTCAGAGGCTGCATGAATCTCACTGCATCTTTATTTCGCACCAGTTTCTCCACCTCATGTTTATCTTGTAACATGCCTGAGGTTATTTTCTCCCATCTCTGGTCAAGGCTTTGCCTTCCTTAACTGTATGTCATGCTGGAAGtagccaagtgtatttcagtcacaaactgtgcaaagaacaAATAGTTTGTGTCTTTGGCAAAACGATCATCAATGCAGAAAAGTCTTGATTTGAAATACCCACTGGGGATACTTTGATCAGCCTTCTTTCATCAAGTGTGTTTTGGCctgtaggaaactgcacagggaAGGCCATGGCCTCCAGTTTAGGTGTTTTGAAAAAACTTATTGGattgtttctctctgcaggagcaACAGAGTAGATTCCTTCACTGAAACATAATATCTCCTCAGCCACATCAGGGGGCTGCAAACAGGACTCGAGTGCAAAACCACCATTAGTCAGTCCATCTGCTTGGTCTGAATCATCTCTCATCTGCTCATGTGATTGTTCACCATCACAGGGTAACATGTCAATAtcctgttcattttattttgtgcttcactcagtgcatttttctcacagctgtcaatttccattaaatcagCCTCATCATAATCGTCCTCATTCATGTTTTCATCATCTCAtcctcatcatcttcatcaggaAGTGTTGGATCACACAGCTCAGCATCATCTCTGATGCTCACATCCTTatactgtggatgaatctgcTTGAGTTTATGCAGTGCTTGCACAAGTTTAGACCAGCTTACAGTCTGAAACAGCTGATGACCTTTGTAAGACAAGCGTCTCTTCAGTTTTACTCTCATCACCTGAGAATTAATTCTCAATCGAGGCAATGCTTCAACAGTTTCCTGTACCTCTGATGGGACACAGACCACATTTCCTCTAATTGCTTCTGTCTGCCTTTGGGAAGAGGAATAATCTTGGCAAATGGTATGCACTTGGCTATGAGATGTCTCTCCAGTATGTTGAGATCAGACAGTTCAGGTGGAATATCAGCAAGCTCCAGTTTATTGGCAACAGCAAGTGCTGGCATGGATCCATTTTTAAGATGATTGTGGCAGGTGTGACAAatccactctctctttctctcatcagGCACATTGCACTGCTCATTTCTGCAGTTTTCatcacaaacatgaacaaacttCCTGTCAAACATGTTGCAACCATGTGGGTTTTTGACATAATTTGACCTTGTGCAGGGTCGCACTTGGTTTGGAAATGAAGCCTtgaaacatacagtacatgGGTATGATGGTCCAACTTTGATTTGTGATTTGAACACAGATATGGCCTCGTTGATCACACTGTTGTCACTCTCTTGGGTTTGTCTGTTCACCATctgtatttcctttttattttcatggcaCATCTCATGTTGTGCATAATCCTGAATGCAAGATTACTTTGATACCTGTCTCGCATTAGTTGTTTCATTAGTTGTCTGTGTCTTACTCTGAATGTTGTCACGTTGCATAACGCTGAGTCACTCgagatctctgtctctctctgaattCTGGGCTCTCTTGATACCTTTTAGTGacatagcttttttttttttgtctaaattCACATCAGCACATAcgtcttttaatatattgttgACGTTTCTTCTGAATTGGCATTCTCACAATAACGtcttttcatatattgtttttctGTCTAACTTCAGGATTGTTTTTATATGCCTGCTTGTgcaagatttttcttttctttgtatctTTATTTGAAGCATATTTTGTCGTTCTTTCctttttggtttctttctctgatttctgggtttctctgaccattaatcttcttttcatttttgtccTTGTTGTTTATTAACTTTTCAGTTTCAGATTTTTGTAAAACTATCAGAAAGATCACAGGCAGCACATTTTTTATTGCAGCATTTGATTGACATGAAAAAGCATCATTGATGGAAGAAATTAATTCACTGCATAGTTCTTCAGTTGGTATATTAGATTCATTCTGAGCTTCATGTATTGTGAACTGAGTAGGTTCTTTTTGTTTCACAGTGGCGTACAAATGGACATTTGAAGATGTTCTCAGTGGTTGTGTTTCTCCTTGAGTAGAGGTTTGCTTCATCAACAGTTTATCAGAGTGAGTAGGTGCCACAGCAGTGGCAGCTGTTGGTCTGCAGACTGTGTCTGTGATAGTATCACTCAGGTTGACTGTGCTCATACTGTAAACTGCACAGGCTTCAGCTCATAGTTACAAGAGTGATATCTCCATCTTCATAAGAATCTTGAGCCTCTTAATCATGTCACTGAGGAGTGTGAATTTCAGCATCACAGCTGTACCACGATTACGTGACTGTAGTGGTAGAGGAAGACCACTGGGTGTTCTGGAGTGTGGTCAAAGAACCATATTTGCCTGATGTGGATCTGAACACTGCGATACACAATCCACTCATAATCAGTAAGGCATACTGCACATCTGACAACAGCAGCTCAGTCCTGCTTCTAAGCTGAGAAAGGTATCTACTGCTTCCTCTGGAGGTTCTTCAAATGTCCCATACCGGGAAGGCTGTGTCATGTCGACATGATACATAGACCTGCGAGCATCAACTTTGTCTGGCAGCTCATCGGTTGCCAAATGAATATTTTTAGGAAATCTTTTCTTGGCCTCTTTGTACATCACATCACCTTTATCCAAGACCAGATTAAGGTCAGCTgtagtcatgttttcattctcATGAAGGAATGCAAGaaatgtgagtgagttacatgtGCACTGCTTGTTTCTGGAGTCTCCATATTAGGATGTGCCTGGCTGTGAGATGCACAGACATGTGTTACAGAGGGCTGGTTTCAAGGTTCACTCTTTCTGCATGAGATGGTCCTGCCACATCACTGTGACAGCCTCTTTCACAAAATCAGCATAACCCACCTGTGGGGCACTTGACACCTCATGTTGTTCATTAAATCATGCTGCAGTCCACTCTTTACAGCATCAGCATAGATACCTGTTGTACATGTGCAGGAACATGTTGACCTGCCTGACACTGTCAGCATTGGTCTTTGCAGACACACTGTCTTCTAGAGCACTGAGGAAAATCACACTCAGCTTGTTCACATATTGGTACACTGTGAATCTCATGGAACTTCTTCCAGCGTTGTTTTGCAGCTTGTGACTTTTTCTGCTTCCTTGGCATTTTTACACAAGTGTTTCTTAGTCTTTAGAAAATATGTTCATAAAATAAGAGTGGTACACACCAGGAGATGTTTTGTCTTTattattcacttttttttttctgaaacagttGTCTTTTTGACAGTTTGTTCTTCAGTCGAGAGAATATATGCACTCTTTATTGGCTTGACACAATTAGCAGCAAGCCCAGAATGAAAACAGGTAGAGAAAATTTAGaagagagaacaggcagagcaggagagacCGGCTGG
Coding sequences within:
- the LOC109197990 gene encoding uncharacterized protein LOC109197990 — translated: MDYETSGKNNRTPADGMVYIERAEENLKQKGVVRRQFPVKLAFACTIHKVQGMTTTSAVVSLKSIFEPGMAYVAVSRVTSLSGLYLLDMEEKKIFTNPEITAALENMRQANLDDMMPLLHVRQTLSRSDVFTIVHHNTEGLPAHINDIKSHHELCLADVLCLTETHLRGSFVAESLHLENYNLFKRNRHLSYTNFPQMANRSGGGVAVYVKSDIQVHEKQYIHNVTDLEFLALKVEAPVSALIAVVYRPPDYTLRPFLKNLVFPSVIHPLQS